ACTGAAAATCTATTAGACATGTTGTGTCGTACTTTCCTCaggaaaagtgaaagtgaaagtcatttGTCAATGTTTGtgaatttataaaaacaatatatacaatatatatattaataatttataattaaaaacgtaaaaatggttaataaataacaaataccaGTTCCCATTGTTGTCCTTCCTCTTCTATTCCACTTTATAACTGTCTTTCTCACGCTTCTCAGCTCTTCCTTGTTTGGGTTTATACCCTCATTTTTCACGCACTTTTTTGTGGTTCTTCGAGGACGTTTCATGAGATCTGTTTGAGTGAGATTAATTTAAAATCCTCAACGAAATTTGGTGTGCTGTGCTGTGGATCTCTTTTGCGTGAAAATGAATGTGCAACACCATTTGTTTACGGAAAACCCCACAGCACAGCTGAGCTCTGGaaagtcctggagattcatcACATAATAATTAGCCTAAACCTTTAGTGATTTGAAATTTTTTTGTGTATCCTATGAGTTAAAATATACAGTCCATAATATAACCCATAATATTCCATTACAAACATATATTGAAATTTGTTGTGTAAACCGTCTCTGAGATGAATAAAAGAAGCAATTAATGTTACTGTTTCTCTTTAAAATCAGTGAAATGTGAAATACTTGAACTTTGTGAAGTTATGTATGCATAgtccttaaaataaatgtttttagcaGGTCAGaactttattgtaataaaaatgtattgtattctTGCAAAAGTTTATAAACAAAAGGTCAATATACATTTTCCCTAATATTTAAAAGTCCATTTAGACTCaaggtttaaatgtaaaaagtgagTTTTGTTACTTACTGTAGATGTTGATGTTGGATTAGCTCTTATGTTTACATAAAGCGTAAATACTTCATCTAAGAACCTGAGAGGTAACCTGTCAAACAGGTTTTCTTGCAGAGGGCATGCCTGTACTGAAAAGTcaaacatttatttctgtatgaaaaaaacttTACTTACACAATTAAAAACTTGAAAACAAGCGACaaatttttaagatttaaagctACTAGCTCGAAGCCACTAGACATTaatttccaaaaacataaaaaaatacaaaacaataaaacgcTATTAACAATATTAACAAGCCTGTTTGTTTGTGCAGCATTAACAATAGTCATTATTTTGTAGGCACCCAAAGCTAAGTATTTAGCCTGCCACTATGCACACAGTGTGGGGAACACATATATGTAATACAATTCATCCTCCTATGCACCAGTCCATCGAGCTTCACCCACCCCTGTAAACACGCTGTTTTATGTGTGGAAGAGACCACAAATCTTGTTCTAATCCCATCTTGAGCTGAAACCCCATTATATTTAATGGTCCTTATATAGGGCAGTAAATGTTGACCTATTCTGAAACATGAATTGGATACTCTGAGTACTGTATGTGCATGCATATTGTATGCttgtttgtttcgtttttttcAGTTGTCTTTTTAGACATCAGTCCAATTCCTAAGGTCTGAACCCAAACGTCTCCCTCTAGTCCCGTCAGCGATACCACTTCGGCCGGTAACAACACAAGAAGGCCTCTGATGATACGATTCCATTTGATGTGGCATTAACTGTTTACCAAAAGCAGTTCTCACTCAGTACTTCTGCAGATCAGTTTGGTCTCTGTGAACACAttgtgattttttattaaaaataatgaagctgaatgcaaaaaatttttttttaaaaaattgtgaccACAGACCTTGTAACAAATTACTTAAAAAGGAACTAaaaaagtgttagttcacccagatatgAAAATTTGGCCAAACCTGTATGAACTACTTCTGTTAAACagaatagaagatattttgaagaatgtgggtaattAGTTGTTGGCCCcttactgaaaaagaaaaaaaattctgtggaATGGGGACCAGAAATTGTTTAGTTACTCACcttgttcaaaatatcttattttgcttTCTGACCTTGGATAGACAGCAATGGAAATACCACaatcaaggcccagaaaggtagtaggGACATCAGTGTTGGCTGCCCACCGCTCCAGGTGTGTtttcagggtgtgtgtgtgtgtgtgtgtgtgttcacaactgtttatgtgcacttggatgggttaaatgcagagcacaaattctgagtatgggacacaaTACTTGaccacacgtcacttcacttaaaatagtccatgtgacatcaatggttTAACCTTAATTtcatgaagctacaagaatactttttgtgcacaaagaaaacaaaaataaaaacttgattcaacaacaacaacaaaaatgctaGACAAAAAAATTCATGGCATACTCTCTCCTAAAATCTGCAGACGTTTACAAAGACTGTTTGATGTGCAGCGAGTGTCTTCTGCTTATAAATGAGGTTGGTTCACACATCGAAGACTTGCAGAacagaagaaattgttgaataaagtcttttttttttctttgcacacaaaaagttttCTCATAGATACAtcaaattaaggttgaaccactggtgtcacatggactattttaatgatgacCTTACTTTTCTGGGCTTGAACATGGTAGTTATGTTGCTGTTTATGTAGGATCAGAAagcttggatttcatcaaaaatatcttaatttgtgttccgaagctCACGaagatcttatgggtttggaacgacatgagggtgagttattaatgacagaattttcattttttgggtaaactaacacTTTAATTTACATACAGAGAATATAGTTGTGTATGTCACAAAAGAAATTGAGGTTTAATCATTGTCTATGAATAGTTGGTTTATTTAACAGGTAACTTTAGTCACCTTATCTCTATGGCTCCGCTGATGAGCCCTGAACTGCTCAGGGTTTGTGAACATCTGTTGGCAGAATGGGCAGACTGACTCTGGGAGGGTATTCCACGTTACCCGTCCGACTGAATCAGGAGAGGTCAGTTGTTCTTCCAGCTGATCTGCCTTTGTCCAGTGCTTCTGCTTATCTGTGTACACCATGTTAATAACCGATGGTCTGTCGTTTCTCGCCACTGCTGCATCACTATCAGATCCAGAACCAGATTCTGACCTGGATCTGCAATCGGATTGTAAAGCAGCTTCTGGTTTATTAGCCCAGAACCTTAGAGGTGCGTTACCTTTCTCTAACCTCTGTGGCACCTCTGAGGTGTAGTCGTGTTGAGGCCTCTCCTCCTTACCTGAGACTGAGGTGCGTGTGTCTCTTGGGAAAGAAATTGCTGTTACTCTATTCCTGTCCTCGATGTTTTGATCTCCTGCCTCTTTCCTTAAGTTATTCTTCACAGTCCCAGAATCGTCCTGTTTCCCCTCTGCATTAAACCTGACCAGCCCTGCACTCCAGCTTTCTAAAGGTGGCACGGACAGCTGCTGAATGCAGTGGTGGAGAGATGGGTAGTCCACATATTTAAACTTGGGAACCTTATCCTTAGGACTGGTGGGCCTATAGTCTGGTGCCTTTGTCAATGAGCAGGATCCCAGCCAACCGCTGAGCGGAGGCACGGAAAGCTGTTGGATGCACTGGTGCAGAGAAGGGAAATCCACATACTGGAAACGAGGCACCTTGCGAGGGACAACACAGAGATCGTCTTTTCTCACACGCATTTGTGTCGAGGTCTCAGGGTCACCCTGCTCCTTCCTGACCACTCTATCCTCTGTGTTGCACTCTGCTGAGGCGGAGCGCTTGGCATTGCCACCTCTATCTGGAGGCAAGTGCCTCCTGTCCTCCATCCCTTTGACTGCACAATGCTGCTTTCTTCTCCTGTGACTATAAAGAGACATACAATCAGTAAAATATCAGCTCTTTAAGTAAGGACTAGTTttgattgtaattattttttaagaatatttaagaAAGAATATTTCTCCAAACAGTAAGTAACAGTTTCTCCAagtaaatgtgaccacaccttaaatgttaattaccacaaaaaaaaaaaaattagactcATCCctggttttctttaaaaaaaaggaaagcacTTACAAGGGAAGTAAATGAAGCCAaattttaaaagcagaaatgtgaagctttTAATTTTATAAAGACAGTTGCCTTAGGGCTTTATGATTTACAACTTTATGTTGGTATAGCAACAGAGCTGTACAATTGGAGACAATTTTAAAAGGTTAGTACTtcctgtgtatttacattttatttacgaTTAAAACAGTAGGTATTTTAGAGCTTCACAGACTGAGCCCATTCATTTCCACTGTACTGTAAATGCCTTACCGTAacctagattttttattttttaagaaaaaagaaacagcacattttaatatttattttattatttagtggtAAGCAACATAATGCCACAACAAGTGCTGTTGATTGAGCTTAACTTTAATTGAACCCAGAATACCTTTTGAAGCATTCATTTTGCAACTCCGCAAGAATCAACATGAATTTTTCTTTTGTGATAAATAACCCAGTTATGGTTCAACAACACTGTAATTCCGTCTCTAAACATTCTGggacaaacaaataattacagATGTGGGTTGATGCTTATTACATAGATTAAACGGAAAGCCATTCATTAGGCATTCATGCTTTGATATGTGAAACAGGCTTCCACATGTATACTGGGACCAGATCCTTTAAAAGAATACAACTCACCCTCACTGCACTCCTTGAGGGGATGTGGATTTCACCccgtgtgggtgggtgggtttgCTCTCCACAGGCCAGGCTGAGAAAATGATAataagaagataaaaaaaaactctgagaTGGTACTAGATGTGTACACATAACTGTATGAGCACTGGAGAAAGTGTCTATGTGTGCGTTTGTGAGGGGAGAGATGGTCTGAGTTGCTCCTGTAACCCTGTGCCATGGGTATAAATAGCTCTGCAGGTATGGAGTAAAGGAGAAAAGTAGGTCAGCTTCAGACTGATCGCCTTCTCCAGGGGGCCCAAAACAAAATATCTGTCACACACTACAGTCTTCTCTTTCTGTATTCACTATGGTCAAAACCAAGAATACCCAATACTGCCACACAAAAGCCTGGAACAGCCCAGCCCACCCTGACTTCAGATCACAACACACACCTAGTGAAATTGACACTGGCTCACTCCCCGTGTGTAATCAACAGGTGAAGAGAGGCAGTTTACCACCTGGTCAGCCCACAGGCTATACCTAAATGGAAGATTCTTTTTTCTGATCTAGCACCAGTATCTCACAACCACACCCCAAGCATTatctataaaacacacacacacacacacacagacccaaaATTGCTTGAATGTTAAGAAAAAAGATTATAAGTTCATGCTGTGCACAGATGTGATTTAAATATTTCCTGTTtatggagggctatggtcagtaTAGAGATTTCAGGGCTTATTGCAGGTTTCagacaacaatatatatatatatatatatatatatatatatatatatatatatatatatatatatatatatatatatatattaaaaaatacctATTTTATTGACTTTGCATGTATTGTGTCAACTAGATGCGTCATGACATAAAAATACTCACAATAAAAACTTTTGATACATTGTTGTCATTTATAACAGTAAATtgattaaatgtaacatttctttCTTCGCTAGTATATTGCCTGgcacagagagaaaaacacacagtGTAGAACCCGCCCTGGAATCGTGCCGGGCGTGAAGGATAATAACCGTGCTCCACATTCACTCTCGCTGTGTTGTTCATGAGGAATTGGGTCACGCGCCGTGGCCTACATTTTTAAGGTTTGTTGTCTTCGGTTTTTTCCCCCCTCCCCACATTTATTTGGGCTGGCCCCGCCCTCGTAGCCTGAGCAGTGCGACGGGGGTTGGGGAAGAGCGGAACAGTTTGAGCGGAGCGCTGCCAAGCAGTTAGCGCCCTCGCAACATGCAGACAAACAGAGCATTCACACGCGCGTGACAGCAGCAATGTGCGCGTGCTGACACAACGGGCCAATACAGAAAGATGCGCATGTCCATAAACCTATCAATCTGACTTCTTATTAAGCCACGTATCCCCCCGCAAAATATTACACCTGTCATGGATGGCACAGTAGACAACTGTTGTTACAAACCTGCGTTAAGTAATAGGAGGTGACGACATTAATTCAGATTTCAGGTTAAATATATCAGACATGATTTACACATTTCATGTTTCCCGAGGTTTACCTTATGTTACTGTAGTAGTCCGTGGCGGTCCGTGAAGTGCATGTCAAGTGAGTTCTCCGTCGATTTAATCTCAGTTGTGCTCGTCTTAATTCAAAGAAAGAGCTTCATCATCAacacagtatttaaaataaaacataaggaAATTATTTCTCTTTGGTCAAATTAAGGCGTTTGCTTTCTTGAAAGACCATTTAAACTTATTCggtttttaaaactatatttatcCTGTGTTAGTATCAGCAACACTTTACCAGAAACAGTTCCTTAATGTGTAAAATGTGGTTTGGCTCTAGGAGCCGCTATTCGGATTCTGATAGAGGGAGACGAAAGCCAATCATAGTTTGGTCACGCTTCATGACACACCCGTGGACTCCGCCTCACTCGCGTATCTTTGTCCAATCAGAGGGCTGCTACTTGATAAATGGGCGGAGCTACCATGTCCTAGTTCTAGGCGAATTATAATTCAGCTCAGACTCCGTTTACTCGAGTCACCCGAGCGCGAGTTGACACCCAATCCTCCGCACGTCTTTATCAATCAGTCATATTAGCCCTGACATATTCACGCAAAACAGTGATGTCTGTCCTTCTTTTAAAGTCACACGGATGTACAGCTCGTTCAAATGtgggaaataataataatccatcaTGGCAAAATGAACACTAGGATATTTTGCCTCTTGTGTGTTAACACTATTTTGCCCACACTGTCAACACACAACTCTTGCTAAAGTTTAGGAGAAACATCCAAGTTTGTAGTTTATATTTCTTACTCGGACGTGCATGAAGAAGACTTTGTGTTGACACATTATCTGAAACTctccaaacaaacaaaagctaTGATGAATGAGGAAATCATATGACCTTTTTTGGTGTTGGTTCACTTGCTTATATGGAGCTAAATAAGTACATGGATACAGTAATTACTAAGAAAGATTGTACACACTCACTAAAATCAGCTTTTATTCACACAATCACAGACAACAAGATAAAATGGCAAGACTG
The sequence above is drawn from the Carassius auratus strain Wakin chromosome 5, ASM336829v1, whole genome shotgun sequence genome and encodes:
- the LOC113077308 gene encoding uncharacterized protein LOC113077308, with protein sequence MEDRRHLPPDRGGNAKRSASAECNTEDRVVRKEQGDPETSTQMRVRKDDLCVVPRKVPRFQYVDFPSLHQCIQQLSVPPLSGWLGSCSLTKAPDYRPTSPKDKVPKFKYVDYPSLHHCIQQLSVPPLESWSAGLVRFNAEGKQDDSGTVKNNLRKEAGDQNIEDRNRVTAISFPRDTRTSVSGKEERPQHDYTSEVPQRLEKGNAPLRFWANKPEAALQSDCRSRSESGSGSDSDAAVARNDRPSVINMVYTDKQKHWTKADQLEEQLTSPDSVGRVTWNTLPESVCPFCQQMFTNPEQFRAHQRSHRDKRPN